A genomic window from Agrobacterium tumefaciens includes:
- a CDS encoding queuosine precursor transporter, whose product MLTLRYTLIYVLLMTLVVVASNILVQYPLSGSLLGVNLGDLLTWGAFTYPVAFLVTDLTNRQFGPSIARRVVLAGFVVGVTLSFWTSIPRIAVASGTAYLIGQLLDISVFNRLRRQRWWHAPLAGSMLGSVLDTALFFSIAFAASFAFVGPNDAFAIENAPILGVFTLEAPRWISWALGDLSVKILVGLVMLLPYGALMNTLKPMPGAVKSS is encoded by the coding sequence ATGCTGACTCTGCGCTATACGCTGATCTACGTTCTCCTGATGACACTCGTGGTCGTCGCTTCCAATATTCTGGTTCAGTATCCGCTCTCCGGATCGCTGCTCGGCGTCAATCTCGGCGATCTGTTGACCTGGGGTGCCTTTACCTATCCGGTCGCCTTCCTCGTCACCGACCTGACAAACCGCCAGTTTGGGCCCTCCATTGCGCGCCGCGTCGTGCTGGCCGGCTTTGTCGTTGGGGTAACGTTGTCCTTCTGGACATCCATCCCGCGCATCGCGGTCGCTTCCGGCACCGCCTATCTCATCGGCCAGCTGCTCGATATTTCTGTCTTCAACCGCCTGCGCCGCCAGCGCTGGTGGCACGCGCCGCTTGCCGGCTCGATGCTGGGTTCCGTGCTGGATACGGCGCTGTTCTTCTCCATCGCCTTTGCCGCGAGTTTTGCTTTTGTCGGCCCCAATGATGCCTTCGCCATTGAAAATGCGCCTATCCTTGGCGTCTTCACTCTCGAAGCGCCGCGCTGGATCTCCTGGGCGCTGGGCGATCTTTCGGTGAAAATCCTCGTCGGCCTCGTCATGCTTCTGCCTTACGGCGCGCTGATGAACACGCTGAAGCCCATGCCGGGCGCGGTCAAATCGAGCTGA
- the cobT gene encoding cobaltochelatase subunit CobT, producing the protein MAGRGDNSRAKPGTAVDTEPLRQAIAGCVRSVAGDAEVEVVFANERPGLAGERMRLPEISKKPTAQEIAITRGLGDSMALRLACHDADTHAVMSPQGAEAQLVFDAVEQARVESIGALRMPGMASNIKAMNTEKYAKANFSGINNKDDAPLAEAVALLVREKLTGEKPPASAGKVLDLWRDFIEDKAAGDLNDLSRVITDQKAFSRLVRKMLTSMQMAEDFGDEDNEPESQEAESNEDQPRTNETEEEQVEEEAGSDATPADENEASQEEMEEGEMDGAEMSDEEMSDDLDEDSETPGETRRPNSPFDDFNEKVDYRIFTEEFDEEIRAEELCDEAELDRLRAFLDKQLAHLQGAVGRLANRLQRRLMAQQNRSWDFDLEEGYLDPARLVRLIIDPMQPLSFKKERDTKFRDTVVSLVIDNSGSMRGRPITVAATCADILARTLERSGVKVEILGFTTKAWKGGQSREQWLANGKPASPGRLNDLRHIVYKSADAPWRRARRNLGLMMREGLLKENIDGEALMWAHNRLIGRPEQRKIMMMISDGAPVDDSTLSVNPGNYLERHLRAVIEQIETRSPVELLAIGIGHDVTRYYRRAVTIVDADELAGAMTEQLAALFEDTSSASGSSRRVRRAG; encoded by the coding sequence ATGGCAGGGCGCGGCGACAATTCCAGAGCGAAACCGGGTACGGCGGTTGATACGGAGCCGTTGCGTCAGGCGATTGCCGGGTGCGTGCGATCCGTTGCCGGTGACGCCGAGGTTGAGGTCGTCTTCGCCAATGAGCGGCCAGGCCTTGCCGGTGAGCGCATGCGCCTGCCGGAAATTTCGAAGAAACCCACGGCGCAGGAGATCGCCATCACGCGTGGTCTCGGCGATTCCATGGCGCTGCGTCTCGCCTGCCATGATGCGGATACCCATGCGGTGATGTCACCGCAGGGCGCCGAAGCGCAGTTGGTTTTTGATGCCGTCGAACAGGCGCGGGTGGAATCCATCGGCGCGCTGCGCATGCCGGGCATGGCCTCCAATATCAAGGCCATGAATACGGAAAAATACGCCAAGGCCAATTTTTCCGGCATCAACAATAAGGATGACGCACCGCTCGCCGAGGCTGTGGCACTTCTGGTGCGCGAGAAACTGACCGGCGAAAAGCCGCCGGCGAGCGCCGGCAAGGTTCTCGATCTCTGGCGCGACTTCATCGAAGACAAGGCCGCAGGCGACCTCAACGATCTTTCCCGCGTCATTACCGACCAGAAGGCGTTTTCGCGGCTGGTGCGCAAGATGTTGACCTCCATGCAGATGGCGGAAGATTTCGGCGACGAGGATAACGAGCCGGAAAGCCAGGAAGCGGAATCCAACGAGGATCAGCCGCGCACCAACGAGACCGAGGAAGAGCAGGTCGAGGAAGAGGCTGGCTCCGATGCGACGCCCGCCGATGAAAACGAGGCCTCGCAGGAGGAAATGGAAGAAGGCGAGATGGACGGTGCCGAGATGTCGGACGAAGAAATGTCCGACGATCTCGACGAGGATTCCGAAACGCCCGGCGAGACCCGCCGCCCCAACAGCCCTTTCGATGATTTCAACGAGAAGGTCGACTACCGCATCTTCACCGAGGAATTCGACGAGGAAATCCGCGCCGAGGAACTGTGTGACGAGGCCGAGCTTGACCGGCTGCGCGCCTTCCTCGACAAGCAGCTCGCCCATCTTCAGGGTGCGGTCGGACGGCTGGCGAACCGGCTGCAGCGCCGCTTGATGGCGCAGCAGAACCGTTCCTGGGATTTCGATCTGGAAGAGGGTTATCTCGATCCGGCCCGTCTGGTCAGGCTCATCATCGATCCCATGCAGCCGCTCTCCTTCAAGAAGGAACGCGACACCAAATTCCGCGATACCGTCGTTTCGCTCGTCATCGACAATTCCGGCTCTATGCGCGGTCGTCCGATCACGGTTGCAGCCACCTGCGCCGACATTCTGGCACGTACGCTGGAGCGCTCGGGCGTCAAGGTCGAAATTCTGGGCTTCACCACCAAGGCGTGGAAAGGTGGGCAGTCGCGCGAACAGTGGCTCGCCAATGGCAAGCCCGCTTCGCCGGGTCGCCTCAATGATCTGCGCCACATCGTCTACAAGTCCGCGGATGCCCCGTGGCGGCGCGCACGGCGCAATCTCGGCCTGATGATGCGTGAAGGCCTTCTGAAGGAAAATATCGACGGTGAAGCGCTGATGTGGGCGCATAACCGTCTGATCGGCCGCCCCGAGCAGCGCAAGATCATGATGATGATCTCCGACGGCGCGCCGGTGGATGATTCGACCCTGTCGGTTAATCCGGGCAACTATCTGGAGCGACACCTGCGTGCGGTCATCGAGCAGATCGAGACGCGCTCGCCGGTGGAACTGCTGGCAATCGGCATCGGCCATGACGTGACCCGTTATTACCGCCGTGCAGTGACCATCGTGGATGCGGATGAGCTTGCAGGCGCGATGACCGAGCAGCTTGCTGCTCTCTTCGAGGATACGAGCAGCGCCTCCGGTTCGTCCCGCAGGGTTCGCCGTGCGGGATAA
- the rpmB gene encoding 50S ribosomal protein L28 translates to MSRVCELTGKGVQTGNNVSHANNKTKRRFLPNLCQVTLISDALGQRFRLRVSAAALRSVEHRGGLDAFLLKSGENELSMRARLLRRQIAKKTAEAA, encoded by the coding sequence ATGTCCCGTGTATGCGAATTGACCGGCAAGGGCGTCCAGACGGGCAACAACGTCAGCCACGCCAACAACAAGACCAAGCGCCGGTTCCTTCCGAACCTCTGCCAGGTTACGTTGATCTCCGATGCTCTCGGCCAGCGTTTCCGCCTGCGTGTTTCCGCAGCCGCTCTGCGCTCCGTTGAACACCGTGGCGGCCTCGATGCTTTCCTTCTGAAGTCCGGCGAAAACGAACTGAGCATGCGCGCTCGTCTCCTGCGCCGCCAGATCGCCAAGAAGACGGCTGAAGCTGCTTAA
- the cobS gene encoding cobaltochelatase subunit CobS: protein MSKIDLDISNLPDTTVSVREVFGIDTDLRVPAYSQGDAYVPDLDPDYLFDRDTTLAILAGFAHNRRVMVSGFHGTGKSTHIEQVAARLNWPCVRVNLDSHVSRIDLVGKDAIVLKDGKQVTEFKDGILPWAYQHNVALVFDEYDAGRPDVMFVIQRVLESSGRLTLLDQSRVIRPHPAFRIFATANTVGLGDTTGLYHGTQQINQAQMDRWSIVTTLNYLPHEQEVNIIAAKVKSLDNPKGRETVSKMVRVADLTRSAFVNGDLSTVMSPRTVITWAENAEIFGDLAFAFRVTFLNKCDELERTLVAEQYQRAFGVELKESAANIVLSA, encoded by the coding sequence ATGAGCAAAATCGACCTTGATATTTCCAACCTGCCCGACACGACGGTGTCCGTGCGGGAGGTTTTCGGCATTGATACGGATCTGCGGGTTCCCGCCTATTCCCAGGGCGACGCCTATGTGCCTGACCTCGATCCCGACTATCTTTTCGACCGGGATACGACGCTTGCGATCCTTGCCGGTTTTGCTCACAACCGACGTGTCATGGTTTCCGGTTTCCACGGCACCGGCAAGTCCACCCATATCGAGCAGGTGGCTGCCCGCCTGAACTGGCCCTGCGTGCGCGTCAACCTCGACAGCCATGTCAGCCGTATCGATCTCGTCGGCAAGGACGCCATCGTCCTGAAGGACGGCAAGCAGGTTACCGAATTCAAGGACGGCATTCTCCCCTGGGCCTACCAGCACAATGTCGCGCTGGTCTTCGACGAATATGATGCCGGCCGCCCGGACGTGATGTTCGTTATCCAGCGCGTGCTGGAATCCTCCGGCCGCCTGACCCTGCTCGACCAGAGCCGTGTCATCCGCCCTCACCCGGCTTTCCGCATTTTCGCAACGGCCAACACGGTTGGCCTCGGTGATACGACGGGCCTCTACCACGGCACCCAGCAGATCAATCAGGCGCAGATGGACCGCTGGTCCATCGTCACCACGCTGAACTACCTGCCGCACGAGCAGGAAGTGAACATCATCGCCGCCAAGGTGAAGAGCCTCGACAATCCGAAGGGCCGCGAAACCGTCTCCAAGATGGTGCGCGTGGCAGACCTTACCCGTTCGGCCTTCGTCAATGGTGACCTTTCCACGGTCATGAGCCCGCGTACCGTCATCACCTGGGCGGAAAATGCGGAAATTTTCGGCGATCTCGCCTTTGCCTTCCGCGTGACCTTCCTCAACAAGTGCGACGAGCTTGAGCGTACCCTGGTAGCCGAGCAGTATCAGCGCGCTTTCGGCGTTGAGCTCAAAGAAAGCGCCGCGAACATCGTTCTCAGCGCCTGA
- a CDS encoding DUF3108 domain-containing protein, translating to MIARGKSIFMAVTMAFAGVSPSLAAEARHTSEYSINLGILPIARASFSTRMDGPNYSISGSFSAAGLASILKDISGKTTVSGAKRGHRLQANEYSLVYKDGKRVRTYDVVYRNGNVTSTTVKPEPKARPDNWVDVKDRDLRSVLDPISGLIIPSGGRICPTRLPIYDGESRLDLVLSSSGTKPFKTNGFNGDAIVCKARYVPKSGYRQGRKDIEYLKSISMEIWFAKSNNMDVYAPVYAIIPTRVGQVYITATKYGG from the coding sequence ATGATTGCCAGAGGAAAAAGCATTTTTATGGCCGTGACGATGGCGTTTGCGGGCGTCTCCCCCTCGCTCGCCGCCGAAGCACGCCACACAAGCGAATACAGCATCAATCTTGGCATTTTGCCGATTGCGCGGGCAAGTTTTTCGACTCGCATGGACGGACCGAATTATTCGATCTCCGGTTCCTTCAGCGCCGCTGGCCTTGCCAGCATCCTCAAGGACATTTCCGGCAAGACAACGGTTTCCGGGGCCAAGCGTGGCCACCGGCTGCAGGCGAACGAATATTCGCTGGTCTATAAGGATGGCAAGCGGGTACGCACCTATGACGTCGTCTACCGCAACGGCAATGTCACATCGACAACGGTGAAGCCTGAGCCGAAAGCCCGGCCGGACAATTGGGTGGATGTGAAGGACCGCGACCTGCGCTCGGTTCTCGATCCGATTTCCGGTCTCATCATTCCCTCAGGCGGCCGCATCTGCCCAACGCGCCTGCCGATCTATGACGGCGAATCGCGACTCGACCTCGTTTTGAGCTCCAGTGGCACCAAGCCGTTCAAGACCAACGGCTTTAACGGTGACGCCATCGTCTGCAAGGCGCGTTATGTGCCGAAGTCGGGCTACCGGCAGGGGCGCAAGGATATAGAATATCTGAAATCCATCTCGATGGAGATCTGGTTCGCCAAGTCAAACAATATGGATGTCTATGCGCCGGTTTATGCGATCATTCCGACGCGGGTGGGTCAGGTCTATATTACGGCCACGAAATACGGCGGCTGA
- a CDS encoding esterase-like activity of phytase family protein has translation MAAILAAISLCPVSIGASTIDVPVGVRLLSSFEVGTSEKRFGKLEFIGGMVMSAPEKLFGAISSIRFRPNGEDFVAVLDTGHWLTGRITRGAAGALSGLADVRITPMLDMSGREPPRKMEMDAEGLALRDGKVFVSYEQRHRIDIYPDPGFASSKPLDRLPYLIRSNELRHNGGMEALAVSPADSPLAGALVVVAEKSIDTDGNLLAAILEGPRKGTFAVTHHPSFDVTDGAFLPNGDLLLLERRFNFAEGVGMRIRRIRGADIRPGAVVDGEILMEAGMAYQIDNMEGMDVVKGPDGSTRLIIVSDDNHSFLQRNLMLEFKLVD, from the coding sequence ATGGCCGCCATTCTGGCGGCCATATCGCTATGTCCGGTTTCCATCGGTGCTTCCACCATCGATGTGCCGGTGGGCGTGCGTCTGCTCTCCTCTTTCGAAGTCGGCACCAGCGAAAAACGTTTCGGCAAGCTGGAATTTATCGGCGGCATGGTGATGAGCGCGCCGGAAAAGCTGTTCGGGGCGATATCCTCCATCCGTTTCCGCCCCAATGGCGAGGATTTCGTGGCGGTGCTGGATACCGGCCATTGGTTGACGGGCAGGATCACGCGTGGTGCTGCTGGCGCGCTGTCCGGGCTTGCCGATGTCCGCATCACCCCCATGCTGGACATGAGCGGCCGCGAACCGCCGCGCAAGATGGAAATGGATGCGGAAGGGCTGGCGCTGCGCGACGGCAAGGTTTTCGTCAGTTACGAGCAGCGCCACAGGATCGATATCTATCCCGATCCGGGCTTCGCTAGCTCAAAGCCGCTCGACCGCCTGCCATATCTCATTCGCAGTAACGAGCTGCGCCATAATGGCGGCATGGAGGCTCTCGCGGTATCGCCGGCCGATTCGCCGCTTGCCGGCGCTCTGGTCGTGGTGGCTGAAAAAAGCATCGATACGGACGGCAATCTTCTTGCCGCCATTCTGGAAGGCCCGCGCAAGGGCACATTTGCCGTTACGCACCATCCCTCATTCGACGTGACGGACGGTGCGTTCCTGCCCAATGGCGACCTGCTGCTTCTGGAACGCCGGTTCAATTTCGCCGAGGGCGTCGGCATGCGCATCCGCCGTATCCGCGGCGCCGATATCCGTCCGGGTGCGGTGGTGGATGGTGAAATCCTGATGGAAGCGGGCATGGCCTACCAGATCGACAATATGGAGGGGATGGATGTGGTGAAGGGGCCGGATGGCTCGACACGCCTCATCATCGTGTCCGATGACAACCACTCGTTTCTCCAGCGCAATCTTATGCTGGAATTCAAGCTGGTGGATTGA
- a CDS encoding pentapeptide repeat-containing protein codes for MQIKDVIEIVDATSATLSGSSFDDVNLSGTVFNNVNLAGTRFNDINFSGASFTDSNMSGWSIDDVNFTGLKLSNTNLSGAQIMACRMTGMKIDGIPIEDLLAAYKAAQERT; via the coding sequence ATGCAGATCAAGGACGTTATCGAGATTGTGGATGCAACGAGCGCCACGCTCTCGGGTTCCAGCTTTGACGACGTCAATCTGTCAGGAACGGTCTTCAACAATGTCAATCTGGCCGGCACACGCTTCAACGACATCAACTTTTCCGGTGCGTCATTTACGGACAGCAACATGTCCGGCTGGTCAATCGATGACGTCAATTTTACCGGATTGAAGCTGAGCAACACGAACCTGTCCGGCGCGCAGATAATGGCATGTCGAATGACCGGCATGAAGATCGACGGCATTCCGATCGAGGATCTCCTCGCTGCTTACAAGGCGGCACAGGAGCGGACCTGA